GTGAACGGCGTCGGTGAGCCGTGTGCGGGAGAACCGCATGCACGGATCGAGGTGGCGGCGGGAGGAATCTGGCGTCGGGTGCATCATGCCGGAACGGCGCTGGCGCCTCCCGCCGACCCTACGCGAGTCGTGTGGTCAGGGGGCTGGTAATCAGGTTCGAGTGCGCTTTGGGGATTGACAGCTCACGCGGGCTCGACGCTTTGGCCAGGATCGGCCGACGCCGCAGAGCGCGGTCGATAGGTTCGACAGGATCAAACACGGGCCGGCACGTTGGGGTGGCCGCCACCGTGCAGCAGGGCGTGGCATGCGCTGGCGGGCATGGCGGCTGCTGCGAAGGAAACGACGGGTGAGCTAGCAGCGGGCGGGCAGGGCACGCAGCCTGGCGAACGCGGCGACCAGGTCGGTGGCCCAGGGCCAGGCGCGGTCCAGCCGCACGATCAGACGGCGGGCGTGGTGGACGATCCGGCCGGCGACGTGCCACAGCCGGAACCTGAGGGTCTTGGGCTCGGCGACCGCGAGGTCGCCGTCCAGCAGCAGCGCCTGCGCCCAGCAGACCAGGGTCTGGGCGGTCATGACCAGGGTGAGCCAGGCGTCGTTGGCGGCAAAGCCCCAGAAGGGCAGCTTGCGCAGGCCGGTGGCCGTGGCGGTGCGGATGCGGTCCTCGACGTGGGCGTGGGGGCGGTGGCGGGCCTCCAGCACGGCGGGGTCGGGGTCGGGCTGGTTGGTGATGAAGACCTGGAAGCGGTGCCCGTGCTGGTCGGTGAAGCCCATCTTGTGGCGGGCGCCGGGGTGGGGCCGCTCGCGGCGGCAGATCGCCCGGGTGCCCTCGGGCCAGCCCGCGCTGGCAAGGTCCAGGCCGCAAAGCTCGGCGACCCAAGCGCCACGGCCGGGGCCGCCCGTCTTGGTCCAGGGCGGGGGTGAAGGCCTGCTCGGGCAGGGCGAGGATCGCCGCTTGGACGCGCTGGTCGCAGTCGAACCCGATCGAGAACCAACAGGTTGCGGCGGACGAGTTCGTCGACGAAGGCGTGGGTGGCGCCGGCGGAGTCGGCGCGGACCAGGATCGGCCGCCCGCGGGCCGGCTTGGGCAGCGCCAGCAGCGCCATCGCCAGCACGTCCACATGGTCGGCGGCGGTGTTGGACCCGGCATTGCCGGGTCCAAGGATCATGGCCAACGCCTCCCCGGTGCCGTCGCCGCGGTCCAGCCAGCAACCCAGCGGGTGGAACCCGAACCCGTGCTTGTAGGTCGGCGCCGCGCCCTGCTTGTCGGAGTGGGCGTCCACCAGGGTCGCGTCCAGGTCC
The Actinomycetes bacterium genome window above contains:
- a CDS encoding transposase, whose translation is MDLASAGWPEGTRAICRRERPHPGARHKMGFTDQHGHRFQVFITNQPDPDPAVLEARHRPHAHVEDRIRTATATGLRKLPFWGFAANDAWLTLVMTAQTLVCWAQALLLDGDLAVAEPKTLRFRLWHVAGRIVHHARRLIVRLDRAWPWATDLVAAFARLRALPARC